From one Syngnathoides biaculeatus isolate LvHL_M chromosome 12, ASM1980259v1, whole genome shotgun sequence genomic stretch:
- the hmx3a gene encoding homeobox protein HMX3 codes for MPETTQEAPAKDSPFFIKNLLNCDSKPANKPKPPALGVHRAALEAAAGGFSLAQVADLGFPRFELPAQRFTLPAHYLERTSAWWYPYALNSSAHIHRSEAAEKLTARDSSPTSGTDRDSPELVLKSEPDACKDDDEDDERAASKSGDEIILEESDSEEACKKDELDDWKKRDDDGGGGADKKPCRKKKTRTVFSRSQVFQLESTFDMKRYLSSSERAGLAASLHLTETQVKIWFQNRRNKWKRQLAAELEAANLSHAAAQRIVRVPILYHENSASEGGGAAPSAPASQPLLTFPHPGVYYSHPIVTSVPLLRPV; via the exons ATGCCGGAGACCACCCAGGAGGCTCCGGCCAAGGACTCGCCCTTCTTCATCAAGAACCTGCTCAACTGCGACAGCAAGCCGGCCAACAAGCCCAAGCCGCCGGCGCTGGGGGTCCACCGGGCGGCCCTGGAGGCGGCGGCCGGAGGCTTTTCCCTGGCGCAGGTGGCCGACTTGGGCTTCCCTCGCTTCGAGCTGCCTGCGCAGCGATTCACTCTGCCCGCCCACTACCTGGAGCGCACCTCGGCCTGGTGGTACCCGTACGCCCTCAACTCCTCGGCGCACATCCACAGAAGTGAAG CCGCAGAGAAACTGACAGCCAGAGACTCGTCCCCGACCTCCGGCACGGACCGGGACTCCCCGGAGCTGGTGCTCAAGTCCGAGCCGGATGCCTGcaaggacgacgacgaggacgacgagcGCGCGGCGAGCAAAAGCGGCGACGAGATCATCCTGGAGGAGAGCGACTCCGAGGAGGCCTGCAAGAAGGACGAGCTGGACGACTGGAAGAAgcgcgacgacgacggcggggGAGGAGCTGACAAGAAACCTTGCCGCAAGAAGAAAACGCGCACCGTCTTCTCTCGCAGCCAAGTCTTCCAGCTGGAGTCCACGTTCGACATGAAGCGTTACCTGAGCAGCTCGGAGCGCGCCGGCCTGGCCGCCTCGCTGCACCTGACCGAGACGCAGGTGAAGAtctggttccagaaccgcagGAACAAGTGGAAGAGGCAGCTGGCCGCCGAGCTGGAGGCAGCCAACCTCAGCCACGCCGCGGCGCAGAGGATAGTCCGGGTGCCCATCCTCTACCACGAGAACTCTGCGTCGGAGGGCGGGGGCGCCGCCCCCAGCGCGCCCGCCAGCCAGCCGCTGCTCACCTTCCCGCATCCAGGGGTCTACTACTCGCACCCCATCGTCACCTCTGTGCCGCTGCTCAGACCCGTCtga